One segment of Thermosulfurimonas sp. F29 DNA contains the following:
- the rnr gene encoding ribonuclease R yields MAGRKTADPGKRIVEALKKAGRPLLLREIYHLLGIPKTERPAFRRLVKRLVREGVLIHIKGRRYGLPEQMQLVTGRLAVHPDGYAFVNPEDEKAPSVFIPPGRLKGALDGDLVVARIERRTRKGPEGSIIRILERRRKKIVGFFYRSRRVSTVVPEDERLPIEILIPPDQTRGAEDGDLVVAEITDFSPGRRIPEGRIVAVLGDPEDLSTQARAVIYNYDLPHRWNRRVRKALEDIPEEVRPEDKAGRRDLTRVPLVTIDGENARDFDDAICVRRTRTGYKLYVAIADVSHYVPPGSPLDQEAYLRGTSVYFPNMVVPMFPEKLSNGICSLNPRVERLAMTVEIDFDREGRVRRSRFYPAVIFSHARLTYTEVKAMLVDRDRELRRRYKPLLRMLENAAELALILRERRLSRGSIDFDLPEPEVRLDLQGAVRDIVRRERHLAHFIIEEFMIAANEAVARFLTERGYPILYRVHEPPEPLKLKEFTEFARSLGLELEVPVEPDPSWVQEVVELATGKPYAYLVNTLLLRSMKQAQYSPENIGHFGLASECYCHFTSPIRRYPDLVVHRALKAALRKKRPPYSYEELVEVGKHLSQRERTAMEAEREMFERVQVRFMRDHVGEVFTGIISGVAAFGFFVELEEYFVSGLVRLVDLHDDYYFLDEKNHRLVGRRTGKMFRLGDRVRVRVKEVNVRRRQITFELVEKLA; encoded by the coding sequence GTGGCCGGCCGCAAGACCGCAGATCCGGGAAAAAGAATAGTAGAAGCCCTGAAAAAGGCTGGAAGACCCCTTCTGTTGCGAGAAATTTATCACCTCCTCGGCATTCCCAAGACCGAAAGACCCGCTTTCAGGCGCCTCGTAAAGCGCCTGGTTCGCGAGGGAGTCCTGATCCACATAAAGGGGCGCCGATACGGGCTTCCGGAACAAATGCAGCTGGTCACCGGGCGCCTGGCCGTCCACCCTGATGGCTACGCCTTCGTGAACCCGGAAGACGAAAAGGCCCCTTCGGTCTTCATTCCCCCGGGGCGGCTCAAGGGGGCCCTGGACGGCGACCTGGTGGTGGCCCGCATCGAACGCCGCACCAGAAAAGGTCCCGAGGGTTCAATTATAAGGATACTGGAACGACGCCGCAAAAAGATCGTGGGCTTCTTTTACCGTAGCCGCCGCGTCTCCACCGTCGTTCCCGAGGACGAACGGCTCCCCATCGAGATCCTGATTCCACCGGACCAGACCCGGGGGGCCGAGGACGGCGACCTGGTGGTGGCCGAGATCACCGACTTTTCCCCGGGGCGTCGTATCCCCGAGGGCCGTATCGTGGCCGTGCTGGGGGACCCGGAGGATCTCTCCACCCAGGCCAGGGCCGTTATCTACAACTACGATCTTCCTCACCGCTGGAACCGTCGGGTGCGCAAGGCCCTGGAAGACATACCCGAAGAGGTGCGCCCGGAGGACAAAGCGGGACGCAGGGACCTCACCCGGGTGCCGCTGGTGACCATCGACGGGGAGAACGCCCGGGACTTCGACGACGCCATCTGTGTGCGCAGGACCCGCACGGGCTACAAGCTCTATGTGGCCATCGCCGATGTCTCGCACTATGTTCCGCCCGGATCTCCCCTGGATCAGGAAGCCTATCTCCGGGGCACCAGCGTTTACTTCCCGAACATGGTGGTACCCATGTTCCCGGAAAAGCTCTCAAACGGCATCTGCAGTCTCAATCCCCGGGTGGAACGACTGGCCATGACCGTGGAGATAGACTTTGATCGGGAAGGCCGGGTCCGAAGGAGCAGGTTTTATCCCGCGGTCATCTTCAGCCACGCCCGCCTCACCTACACGGAAGTAAAGGCCATGCTGGTGGACCGGGACCGTGAGCTACGCCGCAGGTACAAACCTCTTCTGAGAATGCTTGAGAACGCCGCCGAACTGGCCTTGATCCTTCGGGAAAGGCGTCTTTCCCGGGGAAGCATAGACTTCGACCTTCCCGAACCCGAGGTCCGCCTGGATCTTCAGGGAGCCGTACGCGACATCGTGAGACGGGAAAGACACCTGGCTCACTTCATCATCGAAGAATTCATGATTGCGGCCAACGAGGCCGTGGCTCGTTTTCTCACCGAACGGGGCTACCCCATTCTCTATCGGGTACACGAACCCCCCGAACCCCTGAAATTGAAAGAATTCACGGAATTTGCCCGAAGTCTGGGGCTGGAGCTGGAGGTCCCGGTGGAGCCCGACCCCTCCTGGGTTCAGGAGGTGGTGGAGCTCGCCACCGGAAAACCCTACGCCTATCTGGTAAACACCCTGCTTCTGCGTTCCATGAAACAGGCCCAGTATTCTCCGGAAAACATCGGCCACTTCGGACTGGCTTCCGAATGCTACTGCCACTTCACCTCTCCCATCCGTCGGTATCCCGATCTGGTGGTGCATCGGGCCTTAAAAGCGGCCCTCCGAAAAAAACGCCCGCCCTACTCTTACGAGGAGTTGGTTGAGGTCGGTAAACACCTCTCTCAGCGCGAACGCACGGCCATGGAGGCCGAGCGGGAAATGTTCGAACGGGTGCAGGTGCGTTTCATGCGCGACCATGTGGGGGAAGTTTTCACCGGTATCATCTCGGGAGTGGCGGCCTTCGGATTCTTCGTGGAGCTGGAGGAATACTTCGTTTCCGGTCTGGTGCGGCTGGTGGATCTGCACGACGACTATTACTTCCTGGACGAGAAAAACCACCGGCTGGTGGGACGGCGCACGGGAAAGATGTTCCGTCTCGGGGACAGGGTCCGCGTCCGGGTAAAAGAGGTAAATGTGCGACGCCGTCAGATCACCTTCGAGCTGGTGGAGAAGCTCGCCTGA
- a CDS encoding PD-(D/E)XK nuclease family protein yields the protein MRDILPRILREHPEVRFEIEKILRETALPRDEAESRFEKLLKEIRDIREETRRIWKYLQEREDRWEEKLEAQNRAWEKRFQEQQKAWERKFQEEQKAWERKFQEEQKAWERKFQEEQKAWEKRFQEQQKLWEKKFEEEQRAWRQQLEEYNRRWDERFKEFWNRVERTLGGLGARWGLQSEEAFRAGMQKVLQSLTNYRVSRYLAYDEKGEVFGHPDQVELDVVIRNGEVWVIEIKSSVSKADLYAFERKVRFYEKREGRRVDRKIIVSPMVDPRALPLLPTLGIEVVPDAADLGEIKE from the coding sequence GTGAGAGATATTCTTCCCCGGATCCTCCGGGAACATCCCGAGGTGCGCTTCGAGATAGAGAAAATTCTGCGGGAAACGGCTCTTCCCCGAGATGAGGCCGAAAGCCGGTTCGAAAAACTCCTGAAAGAAATCCGGGACATTCGGGAAGAGACCCGGCGCATCTGGAAGTATCTGCAGGAAAGGGAGGACAGGTGGGAGGAAAAACTGGAGGCCCAGAATCGCGCCTGGGAGAAAAGATTCCAGGAGCAACAAAAAGCCTGGGAAAGGAAATTCCAGGAGGAACAAAAAGCCTGGGAAAGGAAATTCCAGGAGGAACAAAAAGCCTGGGAAAGGAAATTCCAGGAGGAACAAAAAGCCTGGGAGAAAAGATTCCAGGAGCAACAAAAATTGTGGGAGAAAAAATTCGAGGAAGAGCAGAGGGCCTGGCGGCAACAGCTCGAAGAATATAATCGCCGATGGGACGAAAGGTTTAAGGAGTTCTGGAACCGGGTGGAAAGAACCCTCGGAGGCCTGGGAGCGCGATGGGGCCTGCAGTCCGAGGAGGCCTTCAGAGCCGGTATGCAGAAGGTCCTCCAGTCCCTTACGAATTACCGGGTCTCCAGATACCTGGCTTACGACGAAAAAGGTGAGGTCTTCGGACACCCTGATCAGGTGGAGCTGGATGTAGTGATCAGGAACGGTGAGGTGTGGGTAATCGAAATCAAGTCCTCGGTGAGCAAGGCCGACCTTTACGCCTTCGAAAGAAAGGTACGTTTCTATGAAAAACGGGAAGGACGAAGGGTGGACCGCAAGATCATTGTTTCCCCCATGGTGGATCCCAGAGCCCTGCCGCTGCTGCCCACCCTGGGTATAGAGGTGGTCCCGGATGCCGCGGATCTCGGGGAAATAAAGGAATAA
- a CDS encoding MerR family transcriptional regulator, translating into MRKNDPERYYTIREAAELLGLEPHVIRYWEKEFPQLKPRRVAGRRFYGPEELALLRRIKHLLYEEGYTIAGARKALSGSSSRELSAEKVLSEIRRELETLYRMLS; encoded by the coding sequence ATGCGGAAGAATGATCCCGAAAGGTATTACACCATAAGGGAGGCGGCCGAACTTCTGGGCCTGGAGCCCCATGTGATCCGTTACTGGGAAAAGGAGTTTCCGCAGCTCAAGCCCCGGCGGGTGGCGGGGCGACGGTTTTACGGCCCGGAGGAGCTGGCGCTACTCCGGCGTATAAAACACCTCCTCTACGAAGAAGGGTACACCATCGCCGGGGCCAGGAAGGCCCTTTCCGGGAGTTCTTCCCGCGAGCTCTCCGCCGAAAAGGTCCTCTCCGAGATCCGCCGGGAACTGGAGACCCTCTACCGGATGCTCTCCTGA
- a CDS encoding HU family DNA-binding protein: MSRGKTITKRDLARRLHERFGFSERSMYRLVEVLLEEIKTALERGEEVKIFHFGSFRVHRRRPRRGVNPRTREPIIIPGARTVIFRPAPTLKALLHAEE, encoded by the coding sequence ATGTCCCGGGGAAAGACCATTACCAAGAGGGATCTGGCCCGCAGGCTTCACGAGAGGTTCGGTTTTTCGGAAAGGAGCATGTATCGTCTGGTAGAGGTACTGCTTGAGGAGATAAAGACGGCCCTTGAGCGGGGGGAGGAGGTCAAGATCTTTCACTTCGGTTCCTTCAGGGTGCACCGACGCAGACCCCGGCGCGGTGTGAATCCCCGTACCAGGGAACCCATTATTATTCCCGGAGCGCGTACGGTGATCTTTCGCCCGGCGCCCACCCTCAAAGCCCTGCTGCATGCGGAAGAATGA
- the rd gene encoding rubredoxin, with the protein MKKYQCSVCGYIYDPAQGDPDRGYPPGTAFEDLPDDWTCPVCGAAKSEFAPYEE; encoded by the coding sequence ATGAAGAAGTATCAGTGCAGCGTCTGCGGTTACATCTACGACCCGGCGCAGGGGGATCCCGATCGGGGGTATCCTCCGGGAACGGCCTTCGAGGATCTTCCCGACGACTGGACCTGTCCGGTGTGCGGAGCCGCCAAGAGCGAATTCGCACCCTACGAGGAATAA
- the pheT gene encoding phenylalanine--tRNA ligase subunit beta, with translation MRVPWSWLREFVEVDLSPEEVAELLTLGGLEVEGVEEAYEALGPVVVAEILSVTPHPEAENLKICEVTHGRERFEVVSGAPGLEKGLKVALALPGAVTFSGERIREVRIRGVLSRGMILSPYEAGVAGDRDRVLVLPPEAEPGEPFYRALALSEPVLEVAVTPNRGDCLSVLGVAREVAALCETEVHLPDPPDLPEGEDILREARVEILEPDLCGRYAGRLIRGVSVRESPFEMARRLWMCGLRPINNLVDVTNYVMLELGQPLHAFDWSKIRGRRIVVRRARDGERLRTLDGEERELSRDILVIADEEGAVAVAGVMGGAESGIGEGTGEVFLEAAWFNPSSIRRTARGLRLSTESSYRFERGVDPEGVPLALDRAAALVLETAGGAPVPGRIDVYPRPHRPPRITLRLSRLEGYLRVEMASEEVARVLERTGGRVEGRGEVLTYEPPSFRHDLSLEEDLIEEVARLYGYDRLPVSLPVGELSAEAPHREDTFVERTREVLRALGFYEVINYSFISPEALAALELSGEDPRARPLRLANPLSETQSVMRTLLLPGLLETARFNYFREIDRLKVFEVGRVFLPRGGELPEERLHLGFLIMGEATPEFWGDKGRPADVYDLKGVLERLLCEWRLEGVELTPGSGEPFLKRGLSLSLAARGRTVGFAGALKTYLRARFELPEPVWVAEVDLSALLELPESPRVYRGLPRFPATVRDLTMVVREDLPAGEVLRFVREMGIPYLERVEVVDVYRGDPIPPGEKSVTFRFVYRSAERTLEDREVNAVQEEAVRRILETFKARPR, from the coding sequence ATGCGGGTGCCCTGGAGCTGGCTTAGGGAATTCGTTGAGGTGGATCTCTCCCCGGAGGAGGTGGCCGAACTCCTCACCCTGGGAGGTCTTGAGGTGGAGGGGGTGGAGGAGGCCTACGAAGCACTGGGGCCGGTGGTGGTGGCGGAGATCCTTTCGGTAACCCCTCATCCCGAAGCCGAAAACTTAAAAATCTGCGAGGTCACCCACGGTCGGGAACGATTCGAGGTGGTTTCCGGGGCTCCGGGGCTTGAAAAGGGGCTCAAGGTGGCCCTTGCGCTTCCCGGGGCCGTCACCTTCTCCGGAGAGAGGATCCGGGAGGTCCGTATTCGCGGGGTGCTCTCCCGGGGAATGATCCTTTCTCCCTACGAGGCGGGGGTCGCCGGGGATAGGGATCGGGTGCTGGTCCTTCCTCCGGAGGCGGAACCGGGGGAGCCCTTTTACCGGGCTCTCGCGCTTTCGGAACCCGTGCTTGAGGTGGCGGTGACTCCCAACCGGGGGGACTGTCTCTCGGTGCTGGGGGTGGCCCGGGAGGTGGCGGCTCTCTGTGAAACGGAGGTGCATCTTCCGGATCCGCCGGACCTTCCCGAAGGGGAGGACATCCTTCGGGAGGCCCGGGTGGAGATCCTGGAGCCGGATCTCTGCGGACGCTATGCCGGTCGGCTCATCCGGGGGGTTTCGGTGAGGGAATCCCCCTTCGAGATGGCCCGCCGTCTCTGGATGTGCGGTTTGCGGCCCATCAACAACCTGGTGGATGTCACCAATTATGTAATGCTGGAGCTTGGACAGCCCCTGCACGCCTTCGACTGGTCGAAGATCCGCGGGCGAAGGATAGTAGTGCGTCGGGCCAGGGATGGTGAGCGCCTCCGGACTCTGGACGGAGAGGAGAGGGAACTTTCCCGGGACATTCTGGTAATCGCCGACGAGGAAGGAGCGGTGGCCGTAGCCGGGGTGATGGGCGGGGCGGAAAGCGGGATAGGGGAGGGGACCGGGGAGGTTTTTCTCGAGGCGGCCTGGTTCAACCCCTCCTCCATTCGGCGCACCGCCCGGGGCCTCAGACTTTCCACGGAAAGTTCCTATCGGTTCGAACGCGGCGTGGATCCCGAGGGGGTTCCCCTAGCGCTCGATCGCGCCGCGGCTCTAGTCCTGGAGACCGCCGGGGGGGCTCCGGTTCCCGGGAGGATAGATGTCTATCCCCGCCCCCATCGCCCCCCCCGGATCACGCTTCGGCTCTCCCGTCTTGAAGGGTATCTCCGGGTGGAGATGGCCTCCGAGGAGGTGGCTCGAGTCCTCGAGCGTACGGGAGGACGGGTGGAGGGTCGGGGAGAGGTTCTGACCTACGAGCCGCCCTCCTTCCGGCACGATCTTTCGCTGGAAGAGGACCTCATAGAGGAGGTGGCCCGCCTGTACGGTTACGACCGTCTTCCGGTGAGTCTTCCGGTGGGGGAGCTCTCGGCGGAGGCGCCGCACCGGGAGGACACCTTCGTGGAGCGCACCCGGGAGGTCCTGCGGGCCCTGGGGTTTTACGAGGTCATAAATTACAGTTTCATATCTCCGGAGGCGCTCGCGGCCCTCGAGCTTTCCGGGGAGGATCCCCGGGCGCGTCCGCTGCGGCTGGCCAATCCCCTTTCCGAGACCCAGTCCGTGATGCGCACGCTGCTTCTTCCGGGGCTTCTCGAGACCGCCCGTTTCAACTACTTTCGGGAGATAGATCGTCTTAAAGTGTTTGAAGTGGGACGGGTTTTCCTCCCCCGGGGAGGGGAGCTTCCCGAGGAACGGTTGCACTTAGGGTTTCTGATCATGGGGGAGGCTACGCCGGAGTTCTGGGGTGATAAGGGTCGTCCTGCGGATGTTTACGATCTCAAGGGGGTGCTGGAGCGTCTTCTATGCGAATGGCGGCTTGAGGGGGTGGAGCTAACTCCCGGCTCGGGAGAGCCCTTTCTCAAGAGGGGACTCTCCTTAAGCCTTGCGGCGCGGGGTAGAACCGTGGGGTTTGCCGGAGCCCTAAAGACCTATCTCCGGGCCCGGTTCGAGCTTCCGGAGCCGGTATGGGTGGCGGAGGTGGATCTATCCGCGCTTCTCGAGCTTCCGGAGTCCCCCAGGGTCTATCGGGGCCTTCCCCGTTTCCCCGCCACGGTGAGAGACCTTACCATGGTGGTGCGGGAGGATCTTCCCGCCGGAGAGGTCTTGCGTTTCGTGCGGGAGATGGGTATTCCTTATCTGGAGAGGGTGGAGGTGGTGGATGTGTATCGGGGAGATCCCATTCCGCCGGGAGAAAAGAGCGTGACCTTCCGGTTCGTCTATCGCTCCGCGGAGCGCACGTTGGAGGACCGCGAGGTGAACGCCGTTCAGGAGGAGGCGGTCCGGCGTATCCTGGAGACCTTTAAGGCCCGACCCAGATAA
- a CDS encoding flagellar hook-basal body complex protein, which translates to MALTDALFTGTSGLKSLGHGMSVVGDNVANLNTTAFKGARVTFQDVMAQSINTASGSGQLGRGATVQALYPTFGQGSFESTASPTDLAIAGNGFFMVKEPGSTGNVFYTRDGQFTVDKNGYLVNPAGFRVQGWQIDENTGDITGAITDIRIDRTSSPVATSKIDVITNLDAREELESIIVNLNGDVDDGNTVNTTFVIRDVNGVDHKIYVELTYNATLNKWDYTFRENGPSGAVLAQGTGVTSTRATLQLPDTKENVIIDWSALTHTSSPDSLSAPGREGRVEISLSGGANDYLQNDTWVYRDFTVKDANGTDRNLRIWLYYDSGDSRWDYYVVENPTTPAPADPTGEGGTILAQGTNVADTSAWFFLDGTTQMVTIDWSQVPTSGTGTAVTTLADTEYPLQEIPTLFDRWDARNETPLASTEYTYRTTLTIYDSLGTPHEITIYYDTTTRDNTYEFLVTCNPSEDQRDFVRDTDPMQWTTEEGNITVTREVQSGNTFAQSKRGVLMYGRLAFDNQGNVKVFYETYRLDANTGAPVRIINTSGVPVADPTDGFEATGANGYPLLIADFLGIDLVDNRPAGSEQDQGANAKALQQIELNFGYYYKDSWRSESVRTTQYATSNSTIFYDQNGFGPGSLESLSVDTDGVITGHYSNGRVIPLWMVALANFNAPERLDKVGGNLFRETTGSGPPITGKPRTNGLGSIAPNSLEQSNVDLGEQFVKMIIFQRGFQADARIITVTDTMLDELINLKR; encoded by the coding sequence ATGGCACTTACGGACGCCCTTTTCACCGGAACGAGCGGATTGAAAAGCCTGGGGCACGGGATGAGCGTGGTCGGTGATAATGTGGCCAACCTCAACACCACGGCCTTTAAGGGGGCCCGGGTCACCTTCCAGGATGTGATGGCCCAGAGCATTAACACCGCGAGCGGTTCGGGACAGCTCGGCCGGGGAGCCACGGTCCAGGCCCTCTACCCCACCTTCGGGCAGGGCTCCTTCGAATCCACCGCCAGCCCCACGGATCTGGCCATCGCCGGAAACGGATTCTTCATGGTGAAGGAACCGGGGTCCACCGGAAATGTGTTTTACACCCGGGACGGCCAGTTCACCGTGGACAAGAACGGCTACCTGGTGAACCCGGCGGGCTTTCGGGTACAGGGCTGGCAGATAGACGAAAATACCGGGGACATCACCGGGGCCATCACCGACATCCGGATCGATCGGACCTCCTCCCCCGTGGCCACCTCTAAGATAGATGTCATCACCAATCTCGACGCCCGGGAGGAACTGGAGAGTATCATAGTAAATCTCAACGGAGATGTGGATGATGGGAACACGGTTAACACTACTTTTGTAATTAGGGATGTGAACGGTGTGGATCACAAAATCTATGTGGAACTTACCTACAATGCCACCCTTAACAAGTGGGATTACACCTTCAGGGAAAACGGCCCTTCCGGAGCCGTGCTGGCTCAGGGAACCGGGGTAACGAGTACCCGGGCCACCCTTCAACTCCCCGATACTAAAGAAAATGTTATAATCGACTGGAGCGCCCTCACTCATACTTCTTCCCCGGACAGCCTTTCAGCCCCCGGCCGGGAGGGGAGAGTGGAAATAAGTTTGAGCGGGGGGGCCAACGACTACCTTCAGAATGACACCTGGGTCTATAGGGATTTCACCGTTAAAGATGCCAACGGTACGGATCGTAATTTGAGAATATGGCTCTATTACGACAGCGGGGATAGTCGGTGGGATTACTATGTAGTAGAAAATCCGACCACCCCGGCTCCGGCGGATCCCACCGGAGAGGGAGGCACCATCCTGGCCCAGGGAACCAATGTGGCCGACACCTCGGCCTGGTTCTTCCTGGACGGAACCACCCAGATGGTAACCATAGACTGGTCGCAGGTGCCTACTTCCGGAACCGGGACGGCGGTAACCACTCTGGCGGACACCGAATATCCCCTTCAGGAGATCCCGACCCTATTCGATCGCTGGGATGCCCGCAATGAAACCCCTCTAGCCTCCACCGAATATACTTACCGCACCACCCTTACCATCTACGATTCCCTGGGCACCCCTCACGAGATCACCATCTATTACGACACCACCACCCGGGACAACACCTACGAATTTCTGGTCACCTGCAATCCGAGCGAGGATCAGAGAGATTTCGTAAGAGATACTGATCCTATGCAGTGGACCACCGAGGAGGGCAATATCACCGTTACCCGAGAAGTTCAATCAGGTAACACTTTTGCGCAAAGCAAACGGGGAGTACTTATGTACGGCCGTCTCGCTTTCGACAATCAGGGAAATGTAAAAGTGTTTTACGAAACCTATCGCCTGGATGCCAATACCGGAGCTCCGGTCAGGATTATTAACACCAGCGGTGTGCCGGTGGCCGATCCCACCGATGGCTTTGAAGCCACCGGAGCCAACGGTTATCCCCTGCTGATTGCAGACTTTTTGGGTATAGATCTGGTGGACAACCGTCCCGCCGGTTCCGAACAGGATCAGGGGGCCAACGCCAAGGCCCTCCAGCAGATCGAACTAAACTTCGGCTACTATTACAAGGACTCCTGGCGCTCGGAATCCGTGCGCACCACCCAGTACGCCACCAGCAACTCCACCATTTTTTACGACCAGAACGGATTCGGTCCGGGCTCCCTGGAGTCCCTCTCCGTGGACACCGACGGGGTGATCACCGGGCACTACTCGAACGGCCGGGTCATCCCCCTCTGGATGGTGGCGCTGGCCAACTTCAACGCACCGGAAAGGCTCGACAAAGTGGGCGGGAACCTATTCAGGGAGACCACCGGTTCCGGCCCCCCCATTACCGGAAAACCCCGTACCAACGGGCTGGGATCCATCGCCCCCAACAGCCTGGAGCAGTCCAATGTGGACCTGGGTGAACAGTTCGTGAAGATGATCATCTTCCAGAGGGGCTTCCAGGCCGACGCCCGCATCATCACCGTCACCGACACCATGCTCGACGAGCTCATCAACCTCAAGCGGTAA
- a CDS encoding DVU0298 family protein, whose translation MSRVRELKREVWGLLERAPDLPVLYRELERFPPRKLVSPLIGAFCHRDERVRWLAIAGLGPTVARIAREDLESARVVIRRLMWMLNEESGGMAWGAPEAMAECLFWHRGLAEEYAHILVSYLRPDGNMLEYPPAQRGVAWGIGRLAQKKREELLALEAHGYLFPLLDSPDERVRVFSAWAFSFLAPFDGAERVLAGLKHAEAPPVRIVFFDGENLREVELGVLLRDSLERLRRASPPARR comes from the coding sequence GTGTCCAGGGTTAGGGAACTCAAGCGGGAGGTCTGGGGTCTCCTCGAGCGGGCCCCGGACCTCCCCGTTCTATATCGCGAACTCGAGCGGTTTCCTCCCCGGAAGCTGGTGAGCCCTCTCATCGGGGCCTTCTGTCACCGGGACGAGCGGGTGCGCTGGCTGGCCATCGCGGGTCTCGGACCCACGGTGGCTCGCATCGCCCGGGAAGACCTGGAATCGGCCCGGGTGGTCATCCGGCGCCTCATGTGGATGCTCAACGAGGAATCCGGGGGCATGGCCTGGGGAGCCCCCGAGGCCATGGCGGAGTGTCTCTTCTGGCACCGGGGACTCGCCGAGGAGTACGCCCACATTCTCGTTTCCTACCTGCGTCCCGACGGCAACATGCTGGAATACCCCCCAGCTCAAAGGGGGGTGGCTTGGGGAATAGGCCGCCTGGCGCAGAAAAAAAGGGAAGAGCTGCTCGCGCTCGAGGCCCACGGGTATCTTTTTCCCCTTCTCGATTCGCCGGATGAGAGAGTGCGGGTCTTTTCCGCGTGGGCGTTTTCCTTTCTGGCGCCCTTTGATGGGGCGGAGCGAGTCCTCGCCGGACTGAAGCACGCCGAAGCCCCTCCCGTAAGGATCGTCTTTTTCGACGGAGAGAACCTGCGGGAGGTGGAACTCGGCGTCCTGTTGCGGGATTCTCTGGAAAGGCTCAGGCGAGCTTCTCCACCAGCTCGAAGGTGA
- a CDS encoding desulfoferrodoxin → MAERLGIYRCNVCGNIVMVLNAGRGELVCCGQPMEKLEPGTVDAAQEKHVPVIEKVEGGYKVKVGSVPHPMEEKHYIQWIELRADGKSYIQFLKPGEAPEAFFAVEAERVVALEYCNLHGLWESKV, encoded by the coding sequence ATGGCGGAGAGGCTAGGGATTTACCGATGCAATGTGTGTGGCAACATAGTGATGGTGCTCAATGCCGGGCGGGGGGAGCTGGTCTGCTGCGGCCAGCCCATGGAGAAGCTTGAGCCGGGCACGGTGGATGCGGCCCAGGAGAAACATGTTCCGGTGATCGAGAAGGTGGAGGGAGGCTACAAGGTGAAGGTGGGAAGCGTCCCGCACCCCATGGAGGAGAAGCACTACATTCAGTGGATCGAGCTTCGGGCCGATGGCAAGTCCTACATTCAGTTTCTTAAACCCGGTGAGGCCCCGGAGGCTTTCTTTGCGGTGGAGGCCGAAAGGGTGGTGGCCCTCGAGTACTGTAACCTTCACGGTCTCTGGGAAAGTAAGGTCTAG
- a CDS encoding FprA family A-type flavoprotein: MAAVRIKDGFYWVGAVDWNVRDFHGYTTHRGTTYNSYLLVDEKIVLFDTVKAPFFETLMAHIREVIGDPQKIDYLVINHIEPDHGGAIAKVVEAVKPEKIFCTRNARLGMIGYFHREDWPFVEVKTGDELKVGRRTIKFLETPMVHWPDSMVSYIPEDRILISQDAFGEHYATSTRFDDEANFCELFQEVAKYYANIVLPFSPQVQKVLKTVRDLKLELDMICPDHGVIWRRHVKEIVEAYDRWSRYEARPRVLVIYDTMWNSTEKMARALYQGVLKEGVEVEFFKLSVSDETELMAEVLEAKGLAFGSPTLNNGLLPTVAGFTTYMKGLRPRKKLGVAFGSYGWSGEAVKHLNRIFEETKTEIVHEGFKVKYAPTEEDLRKCEEIGRLLARKVKEACGVQG; this comes from the coding sequence ATGGCCGCGGTCAGGATAAAGGACGGATTTTACTGGGTCGGTGCGGTGGACTGGAATGTTCGCGACTTCCACGGCTACACCACCCATCGGGGCACCACCTACAATTCCTACCTCCTGGTGGACGAGAAGATCGTGCTCTTTGACACCGTCAAAGCCCCCTTCTTCGAGACTCTCATGGCCCACATTCGTGAGGTCATCGGAGATCCCCAGAAGATCGACTATCTGGTCATCAATCACATCGAGCCCGACCACGGCGGGGCCATAGCCAAGGTGGTGGAGGCCGTAAAACCGGAGAAGATCTTCTGCACCCGGAACGCCCGGCTCGGGATGATCGGGTACTTCCACCGGGAGGACTGGCCTTTTGTCGAGGTCAAGACCGGAGACGAGCTCAAGGTGGGCCGACGCACCATCAAGTTCCTGGAGACCCCCATGGTGCACTGGCCGGACAGCATGGTTTCCTACATCCCGGAGGACAGGATCCTCATCTCCCAGGACGCCTTCGGGGAGCACTACGCCACCAGCACCCGTTTTGACGACGAGGCCAACTTCTGCGAGCTCTTCCAGGAGGTGGCCAAGTATTACGCCAACATCGTGCTGCCCTTCTCGCCGCAGGTCCAAAAAGTGCTCAAGACGGTGCGGGATCTCAAGCTCGAACTCGACATGATCTGTCCGGATCACGGGGTCATCTGGCGCAGGCATGTGAAGGAGATCGTTGAGGCTTACGACCGCTGGAGCCGGTACGAGGCCAGGCCCCGGGTGCTGGTCATCTACGACACCATGTGGAACAGCACGGAGAAGATGGCCCGGGCCCTTTACCAGGGGGTTCTTAAAGAAGGCGTGGAGGTGGAGTTCTTCAAGCTCTCCGTCTCCGACGAAACCGAGCTCATGGCCGAGGTACTAGAGGCCAAGGGGCTGGCCTTCGGGTCGCCCACCCTCAATAACGGGTTGCTCCCCACGGTGGCCGGTTTCACCACTTACATGAAGGGGTTGCGGCCCCGGAAAAAGCTCGGAGTGGCCTTCGGGTCCTACGGCTGGAGCGGGGAGGCCGTGAAACACCTCAACAGGATCTTCGAGGAGACCAAGACCGAGATCGTGCACGAGGGTTTCAAAGTCAAGTACGCTCCCACGGAAGAGGACCTCAGGAAGTGTGAGGAGATCGGGCGCCTTCTTGCCCGCAAGGTGAAAGAGGCCTGCGGTGTCCAGGGTTAG